The Sphingosinicellaceae bacterium genome includes the window GGCATTACGTACGCCGGAAGCGTTACGACTTGCCAAATTTTGGGGGTCACCAATGCTTTAAACGCCGAAGGGCGCGCCCAGCCCCCCGGACGCGCCCAACTCGGTGACGAGCCGAAACTGGTCAGGCGGCGAGCGCCCCTCAAGCGGATACGTGGAACTCGAGCATCCGTAGTTTTAATCACCTTGTCGCCGGAAGCATCGCAAGACTCATGCCAACCGATCCTTCCACGGTGATCGGTACGCCTCCGGAAGGAAACTGTAAGGCCTGGTTTACACTTTGGTAACGCGCGCGACGAAAAAGCCGTCGAGGCCGCCGACTTCGGCGAGCATGCCGGGCAGGATTCGAAGGTCGTTGTCGGGCGTTGGAACGATGCCCTGCGGCAGTTCCGGCATTCCACTCGCGCGGCTCATGTCGGGGTTGCGCGCCAGCAGCGCCGCAAGCTGGTCCTCGCCCTCGCGGCGCTCGAGCGAGCAGGTCGAGAAGACCAGCGTTCCTCCCGGCACCAGCCAGCCGCACGCGCGGTCGAGCAGAGCCGCCTGGAGTTCGAGCAGCGGCGCGAGATCGCGCGACGAGCGGGCGTAGAGCACGTCGGGATGGCGGCGGAAGATCCCGGTCGCCGAGCACGGCGCATCGAGCAGGATGCGGTCGTACTGGCGCTTGGGCTGCCACTTCAGCGCGTCGGCGACGATCAGCTCGGCCTTGAGCTGTGTGCGCGTGAGGTTGTCGCGAACTCGCTCCATGCGCTGCGCCGAGATGTCGAGCGCGGTCACCGAGGCTCCGGCCGCCGCGAGTTGCAGCGTCTTGCCGCCGGGTGCGGCGCACAGGTCGAGCACCGCCTCGCCGGCTTTCGCCCCGAGCACGCGCGCCGGCAGGCTCGCGGCGAGGTCCTGGACCCACCACGCGCCGTCGCTGAACCCTGCGAGCTGGGGCACCGCGATGCCGCGCGGCAGGCGGACGTGGCCCGGCATCAGGCTGGTGCCACCGAGTGTCTCGACCCAGGTGTCGGTGCTTCCGGCGTGATGGAGCGTCAGATCAACCGGCGGCTCGCTGGCCAGTGATACCGCGGCGGCGGCGGCAACGTCCGGCCCCCACGCCTCGCTCCAGCGCAGCGCGAACAGGTCGGGCAGCGTCGGCACGTCCGGTAGTTTGGCTTCCTCCCGCAGCAAGCGCGACAGCACCGCATGCGCCAGCCGGCGCGGCCCGCCCTCGAGCTGCGCCAGCGTCGTCGCGATCACCGCGTGGTCGGGGGTGCCGAGGAGCAGGTGGCCCGCCATGCCGGTGCGCAGCGCCATGCGGGCGCGGGCATCCTCGGGCAGCGGGCGTTGGGTGGCAGAATCGATGATCCGGTCGAGGTCGGGCAGCCAGCGCAGCACCGAACTGGCGAGGTTGCGCGCCAGGGCCCGGTCGTCGGGTCGCTGGATGCCGCGCAGCGAGGTGTCGAGCGCGCCGTCGAGCGGCAGGCCGCGGTTGAGGACCGCATCGAGCAGCCGCGCGGCACCGCGCCGGGCCGGCAGGCCAGGGGGCTCGGGGGCTCTCAAGTCTTGATCTGACGGCTCAAGAAATTACCGATCTTCTTGAAATAGGTTTCGGGAAACAGGCGGACGAGACGGTCGATCATGCGGGCGTCGGGGCCGATCAGGACGCGGTGGCGGCCCTGTTCCATGCCGTCGACGATGACCTGAGCGGCCTGTTCGGGAGTGGTCGGCGAGCTTTTCTCGAATGTGTCGGCCTGGTCGAAGTTGGAGGGTATCGGCATCGCGCCGACGTACTTGCTGTTGCGCACGACGTTGGTCTTGATGCCGCCCGGATGGACGCGGACGACACGGATCGCGGGATGCGACACCGCGAGTTCGAGGTGCATCGCCTCCGACAGGCCGCGGACCGCGAACTTCGATGCATTATAGGCCGACTGTCCGGGATAGCCCATCATGCCGAAAACCGAGCTGATGTTGACGATCCAGGCCTGCGGACGGTCCTTCAGGTGCGGCAGGACGTGGCGGCAGCCGCTGACGACGCCGCCGAAGTTGACCGCCATGACGCGGTTGAAGTCGGCCGCGGGGGTGTCCTCGAACGAGCCCATCACGGTCAGGCCGGCGTTGTTGATGATCCCGTCGAGGCCGCCGAACTCGGTCGCCGCGGCGTCGATCCAGCCGCCGACCGCGGCGTCGTCGCTGACGTCGAGCACGGTCGTCGAGTGCGGATAGTTGCCGAGCATCGTACCGGTCGCGGCCAAAGTGTCGGCGTCCTTGTCTGCGAGGGCGAGCTTGCAGCCCTTCTTCGACAGGTTGAGCGCGAGAGCTCGCCCGATGCCGCTGCCGGCACCGGTGATCGCGATCGTACGTCCGTCGAGTTTCGCCGCAGGATAGATCATGACCGGTCCCCTTCGCCGTTGTTCGGCGTTGCATTGGGGAGTAGCGCAACGAGCTTCCACGGAGAACCCCCATGGCGACACGGCCCGACGACCTCCCCGACCATTTCCCGGTGCCGACCGAGCCCGAGCCCGAGATGGACCCGTCGCTGCCGCCCGATCCCGAGGTCGGCGGACGCGGCGGGCTCGACCCGGTGCGCTACGGCGACTGGGAAAAGGGCGGGATCGCGGTGGACTTCTAGAGAGAGCGACTTCTAGCGCTCCGACTTGAGCGGGCGGTCGAGCAGCGCGGCGATCACCGGGCCGACCGGAGCGCCCGCCAGTAGCGCCGCCACGGCTTCCGCGATCGGCATCTCGACCCCGGCCGAGCGCGCCGCCTCAACCAGTACCGGCGCGGTCGCGGCACCCTCGGCGACGGTGTCGCGGTTCGACAACAGTTCAGCGGCCGGGCGACCTTCGCCGATTGCGAACCCGAGGCTCATGTTGCGCGACTTTGGCGAGCCGCAGGTCAGTACGAGGTCGCCGAGCCCCGACAACCCCGCGAGCGTCTCGGGGCGGCCGCCGCGTGCCACCGCGAACCGCGTCATCTCGGCATAGCCCCGGCTGAGCAGCGCCGCGCGGGCATTGTCGCCGAGGCCGCGCCCGGCGACCACGCCGCACGCGATCGCCAGCACGTTCTTGACCGCGCCGCCGATCTCCGCGCCAGTGACGTCGTCGGTCAGGTAGGGGCGGAACGAGCGGGTCGCGAGCCGTGCCACCAGCTTCGCACCCAGTTCGGCGTCGGCGCAGGCGAGCGTGATCGCGGTCGGCTGGCCGCTCGCGACTTCGGCGGCGAAGGTCGGGCCCGACAGGATCGCCAGCGCCGCGCCGGGCAGCGCTTCGGCCGCGACCTCGGCCATAAGTAGGTGCGTGCCCGCCTCGATGCCCTTGGCGCACAGCACAAGCGTCCGCAAACCTTGAGGCGCGGCGGCGAGGACCGAGCGGAGGTGCTGGGCGGGCGTTACCACTAGCCAAGTATCGCAGGCATCGAGCGCGGCGAGGTCGGTGGTCGCGGTAATTCCGGCGGGTAGCTCGACCCCGGGCAGGAAGCGTGTGTTGCGCCGCGCGTCGTTGATGCTCGCGACGACGTCGGCCTCGCGCGCCCAGAGCGTCACCGCCTCGCCCTTGCCGGCGAGAACGGCAGCGAGCGCCGTCCCCCATGCGCCGCCGCCGAGAACGCCGATGCCACTCATGCCTTCACCCCCGCACCGCGCGCGGCCTCGGCGTTCGGGTCGAGCGGCCACCGCGGGCGCGCCGCCGCGTCGAGCCCGTCGACCAGCCCGAGCGCCAGCCGCTCCGCCCCCGCCCAGGCGATCATCGCGGCGTTGTCGGTGCACAGCCACGGCGGTGGTGCGACGAATTTCGTGCGCGCAGCAGTGGCCGTCGCAGCAAGCATCGCGCGGACCGCGCTGTTCGACGCGACTCCCCCCGCGACGACGAGCGCACTCGCCTCGGGCATTGCCGCGAGCGCCAGCCGGGTGCGGTCGGTCAGGCAATCGATGGCGGCCGCCTGGAACGACGCGGCGAGGTCGGCGATGCTGTAGTTGCCGGTGGCGTGGGCGCGCAGGACCGCGCTCTTCAGGCCCGCGAACGAGAAATGCGGCTCGGCGCTGCCGACCAGCGGGCGGGGCAGCGGTACTGCAGAGGGGTTACCCCCCAGCGCCGCGCGTTCGACCGCCGGGCCGCCGGGAAAGCCGAGGCCGAGGATCTTGGCGGTCTTGTCGAACGCTTCGCCGACCGCATCGTCGATCGTCGTCGCGAGTCGCCGGTAGCGCCCGACGCCCTCGACCGCGAGCAACTGGCAGTGCCCGCCGGAGACGAGCAGCAGCAGGTAAGGAAATGCCAGCCCCGGATCGATCAACCGCGGGCTCAGCGCGTGCCCCTCGAGGTGGTTGACCGCGATCAGCGGCTTGCGGGCGGCAAAGCTGAGCGCCTTGGCGGTGACCAACCCGATCATCACCCCGCCGATCAGCCCTGGGCCGGCGGTGGCGGCGACCGCATCGACGTCGGCGAGCGCGACCCCGCCCTCGGCCAGCACCCGCTTCACCATCGGGGTGAGCGCGGCAACGTGCTCGCGCGCCGCGACTTCGGGGACGACGCCGCCGAACGGCCGGTGCGCAGCGTCCTGGCTGGCGACCGCTTGTGCAACGATCGTGCGGTCGCCGCGCACGAGTGCGACCGCGGTTTCGTCGCAGCTCGATTCGATACCGAGGATGAGAGGACTGACGCTTGCCATGCCCGGCGCGCCCTAGCACAAGCGGCGGCGATGGATGCAATTCTGAAGCTCGGGACCCGGGGCTCGCCGCTGGCGCTCGCGCAGGCCCGGATGGTGGCCACCGCACTGGCGGGGCGTGGCACGCGGTCGGAGATCGTCGTCATCTCGACCGTCGGCGACCGCGTCCAGGACCGCCCGCTTGCCGAGATCGGCGGCAAGGCGCTGTGGACGCGCGAGCTCGACGCGGCGCTGATCGACCGCCGCATCGACTTCGCGGTGCACTCGATGAAGGACGTCGAGACCGACCTCGCTGATGATATCATGCTGGTCGCGATGCTGCCCCGCGCCGATGTCCGCGACCGGCTGATCGGGGCCGAGTCGCTGGCGGCGCTACCGCAGGGCGGCCGGGTCGGCACGTCGAGTCCGCGCCGCGCCGCGCAGCTTCATGCGGCACGGCCTGACCTGGTTATCGAGATGCTGCGCGGCAACGTCGCGACCCGGCTGGCCCGGATCGAGGCGGGCGACTTCGACGCGACCCTGCTGGCCGCTGCAGGCCTCGACCGGCTCGGCATCGACGCGGGCGTCGCGCTGGAGATCGACGAGTGGCTGCCGGCCCCGGCACAGGGCGCGGTCGGTATCGCGGTGCGCAGGGGCGACATCGCCGTCGCCGCCGCGGTCGCCGCGATCGACCACGACGACACCAGCACCGCGGTGCGGCTGGAGCGGCATTTCCTCGCCTGCCTCGATGCCGATTGCCACTCGCCGGTCGCGGCCTTGGCGCGGGTCCACGGTGCGGGCCTGCAGTTCACCGGCGAGATCATCCTGGCGGACGGTTCCGAGCGCCAGCGTGGCTCGGTCGAGGCAACGCGCGACGGTGCCGCCGACGCGGTTGCGGTGCTCGCCGCCGAGCTGCTGGCGCGTGCCAGCCCGGCGCTCAGGGCGCAGTTCGGCGAGTGACCCGCCCGGCGCGCCGCTAGCGATGCGCGTCCTCGTTACCCGCCCGGAGCCGGCCGCGTCGCGCACCGCCGCCCGCCTGCGCGCGCTGGGCCACGAGGTCGTCGTCGCGCCGCTGCTGGTCCCGCGCGCGGTCCCGTGGAGCGTGCCCCGCGGTGACTGGCACGCGGTCGCCTTCACCAGCGCGAGCGCCCCCGGCTTCGGTGGAGCCGAATTGAAGCCCCTCACCCATCTCCCCGCTTATGCCGTCGGCGAGGCGACCGCCGCTGCGGCGCGCGAGGCCGGCTTCACCGACGTTCGCCCGGCACGCGGCGATGCGAGCGCGGTCTTCCGACTCGCTGCCGGCGACGGCATCGCGCGGCTTCTTCACCTCGCCGGCCGCGACCGCAGCGAGGCGACGGTGCCGCCCGGGCTGACCGTCGGGCTCGCGACGGTCTATGCCGCTGACCTCGCGCCCAGCCTCCCCGGCTTCGCGGGCGATGTCGTCCTGCTCTATTCCGCCCGCACCGCTGCGCACTTCGCCGCGCTGTTTACCGGTGACCGGGCACGCGTGACGCTTGCGGCGCTGAGCCTGTTCGTCGCCGCTGCGGCGGGTCCCGGCTGGGCGCTCGTCGTCGTCGCGACCGAGCCGACCGAGGATGCCCTCTTTGCCGCCGCCCGCCTGACGTGCGAGAGTCCGGCCTGAAACCCGCACGGAGCGCGCATGGACAACGTCGACTCGCAGGACGCCACCGACCGTTTCCGGGCGCGCATGGCTGCCACCCCGATCGCGATGACCCCGCGCCGCGACCGCAGCGTCGCGCCGTGGGTCGTCGCCGCGCTGCTGCTGGTGTTCGCGCTCGGGCTGATCGCCAACCCATGGTTCGAGCGCAGCGTTCGCAGCCAGTTGCCGGGCTTCGATGCGGTCGACGGTGCCGCCCCCGACGTCTCCGCCTTGCGGAGCCAGCTTGCCGCGCTGGACGCGCGTCTTCGCGCCGTCGAGGCGCGTCCGGCCCAGCGCCTGCTCGCGCCCGCCGCCGGGACCGGGGCCAATGAGCGCGTCGCTGCCGTCGAGGCGCGGCTCGACGGGCTCGAACGCGCCGGTAACGCCGGGACCGCGCGGATCGACGCGCTGACCAGCAGCGTCGCCGCACTGACCGGGCGCGTCGATGCCAGCGCCGGACAGACCGTGCTGACCCTACAGGCGGCGCGTGCCGATGCCGACCGGGCGCAGGGCGCGCTCGCGGTGCTTGCCGCCCGTCGCGCCATCGACACCGGACGCGCTGCGCCGGGCCTTGCCGGTCCGCTCCGCACCCTGTTCGGGCAGCGCGCCAGCCCGGCTGTCGAGGCGGTCGTCGCGGTGACCGTGGCTCCGGTGACACTCGCGGGCCTGCGTACCGGCCTCGCCCGGATGCGCGACACGACCGCGGCACCCGGCACCGGCTGGTGGAACGAGCTGACCGCGGGGCTGTCTGACATCGTCACGGTCCGCGACCGCGGTACGACGACCGGGGATCCGCTGGCGCAGGCCGATGCGGCACTGGCGGCGGGCGACCTGCCGCGTGCCGTGATGCTGGTCGAGCGGCGTCCGGTCACTCCGGCGCGCGAGACGTGGCTGGCGGCGGCGCGGCGCTTGCGGGCGGGGTTGAGCGGGCTGGCGAGCCTCGAGGACACCGCCGTGGCGACGCGGCCGGCGCTGCCGTAGGGGCGGGGTCATCATCCGACAATCGTGAGTTGGTGCCGCCGACTCCACCCGCAGCCAAGCCGGCCCTGTCCTACAGCGCGCCGATTTGGTACATTGGCCTCAAGCCCGAATTAGGACCTGCTCTTTCTCATCGCCGAGCGACAAAACCACTGGAATCGCGCGCTTTTCGCGCCACCGCGCCAGCCGCCGCCGAAATCGCAAAACCCGCGTGGGTGTAAACTCTGACAACTCTGACAACTCTGGCCACTATCCGGCGCACCAGAATAGGACCGCTTCGCCCCTCAGTCCCGATGCTCGGCCTCGAGCCGGTCGCGCAGGCGGCGCATCAGCAGCCACACCGTCAGCACCAGCAATGGCGCGATGATACCGGTCGCCAGCACCGCGTCGAAGCTGGGGCGGACATGCTCGATGCCCTTGAACACATAGCCCGCGAGCGACAGCAGGTAGTAACTGATCGCCGCGACCGAGAGGCCCTCGACGAGGCGCTGCAAGCGAAGCTGGAGTTGGGCGCGTCGGTCCATCGAAGCGAGTAGCGCGGCGCTGCTCGATTCGGCCGCGACGCCGACGCGGATCGCCAGCATCTCGCCAGTGCGGGCAATCCGCTCGATCGCGTCGCGCTCGCGCGCCGCGACGGTGTCGCAGGTCCGCATCGCGGGAGCGAGCCGCCGCTCCATGAACGCGCCGAGCGTCTGCAGCCCGGCGATCGGGGTCTCGCGCAGCGCCGCGATGCGGTCGCGGACGATGTCGTGATAGGCGGACCCGGCGCCGAAGCGAAAACTCGTGCGGGCGTTGAGCGCCTCCGCCGCGCCGGCCAGCACGACGAGGCGTGCGAGCAGCCGCCGGTCTTCATCGACGCCGCTGTCGCGCGCCAGTTGCGAGGCCAGTTCGCGCGCCTCGACCTCGATCCGCCCGAGCTCCTGGCCGGCGGCGCGCGCCACCGGGAACGCCAGCAGCGCCATCAGCCGGTAGGTCTCGATCTCGAGCAGGCCGAGCGCCAGCCGGCCGGCGCTGGCCGGGTCGTCGCCGTTGTCGAGCAGGAAATAACGGGTCATGCCGCCGGCGTCGGGGCGCAGGTCGGTGAACACCGAGGCCGCACCGTCGAGCAGCTGCGCACCGATGGCGTCGCCGCCGAGCATCGCCGCGATCGACGATGCGCTCTCGCGCGTGCGGAGATCGAGGGTCGTCGCGACCAGCAGCTCGCCGGGCAGCGCCGCCAGCCAGTCGCGCGGGGCGCGGTCGAAGGCGTCCTCCAGAAACGGGTGGCTGCGGTCGGAGCTGCGGAAGAAGGTCCACGTCGAAAATTCGGTGTGGCGCTCCCAGCGCAGCGACCAGCTGCCGGCATCGAGCGCGCACCAGCGCGACTCGGGCCCGGGCTCGGCGGAGGCTAGGCTCCGGCACAACGCCGCCATGTGATCACGGTCGGCGGCGAGGCCCGATTCGCCGGACAATGTCGCCAGCCGCGACGCGACCATCGGGCTGACTAACGGCGTGTACGGGCGGGCGTGGGCCTCGGCGAGCAGCGCCGCGCGGTCGGGGTGAAAGTGCCAGGTGTTCGCCATGTGGGCTCCAGTCTAGCGCCGGGATCGAACGACGCCAGACCGCTGGAAAATGTGCGGCTGCGCGCTTTGGTCCCACGTTCGGAACCTTACTCCGGCTTCGAGATTGTATATCAACGAC containing:
- a CDS encoding methyltransferase domain-containing protein, whose protein sequence is MRAPEPPGLPARRGAARLLDAVLNRGLPLDGALDTSLRGIQRPDDRALARNLASSVLRWLPDLDRIIDSATQRPLPEDARARMALRTGMAGHLLLGTPDHAVIATTLAQLEGGPRRLAHAVLSRLLREEAKLPDVPTLPDLFALRWSEAWGPDVAAAAAVSLASEPPVDLTLHHAGSTDTWVETLGGTSLMPGHVRLPRGIAVPQLAGFSDGAWWVQDLAASLPARVLGAKAGEAVLDLCAAPGGKTLQLAAAGASVTALDISAQRMERVRDNLTRTQLKAELIVADALKWQPKRQYDRILLDAPCSATGIFRRHPDVLYARSSRDLAPLLELQAALLDRACGWLVPGGTLVFSTCSLERREGEDQLAALLARNPDMSRASGMPELPQGIVPTPDNDLRILPGMLAEVGGLDGFFVARVTKV
- the hemC gene encoding hydroxymethylbilane synthase, which produces MDAILKLGTRGSPLALAQARMVATALAGRGTRSEIVVISTVGDRVQDRPLAEIGGKALWTRELDAALIDRRIDFAVHSMKDVETDLADDIMLVAMLPRADVRDRLIGAESLAALPQGGRVGTSSPRRAAQLHAARPDLVIEMLRGNVATRLARIEAGDFDATLLAAAGLDRLGIDAGVALEIDEWLPAPAQGAVGIAVRRGDIAVAAAVAAIDHDDTSTAVRLERHFLACLDADCHSPVAALARVHGAGLQFTGEIILADGSERQRGSVEATRDGAADAVAVLAAELLARASPALRAQFGE
- a CDS encoding uroporphyrinogen-III synthase, giving the protein MRVLVTRPEPAASRTAARLRALGHEVVVAPLLVPRAVPWSVPRGDWHAVAFTSASAPGFGGAELKPLTHLPAYAVGEATAAAAREAGFTDVRPARGDASAVFRLAAGDGIARLLHLAGRDRSEATVPPGLTVGLATVYAADLAPSLPGFAGDVVLLYSARTAAHFAALFTGDRARVTLAALSLFVAAAAGPGWALVVVATEPTEDALFAAARLTCESPA
- a CDS encoding DUF1674 domain-containing protein, whose product is MATRPDDLPDHFPVPTEPEPEMDPSLPPDPEVGGRGGLDPVRYGDWEKGGIAVDF
- the tsaD gene encoding tRNA (adenosine(37)-N6)-threonylcarbamoyltransferase complex transferase subunit TsaD, with the translated sequence MASVSPLILGIESSCDETAVALVRGDRTIVAQAVASQDAAHRPFGGVVPEVAAREHVAALTPMVKRVLAEGGVALADVDAVAATAGPGLIGGVMIGLVTAKALSFAARKPLIAVNHLEGHALSPRLIDPGLAFPYLLLLVSGGHCQLLAVEGVGRYRRLATTIDDAVGEAFDKTAKILGLGFPGGPAVERAALGGNPSAVPLPRPLVGSAEPHFSFAGLKSAVLRAHATGNYSIADLAASFQAAAIDCLTDRTRLALAAMPEASALVVAGGVASNSAVRAMLAATATAARTKFVAPPPWLCTDNAAMIAWAGAERLALGLVDGLDAAARPRWPLDPNAEAARGAGVKA
- a CDS encoding SDR family oxidoreductase — translated: MIYPAAKLDGRTIAITGAGSGIGRALALNLSKKGCKLALADKDADTLAATGTMLGNYPHSTTVLDVSDDAAVGGWIDAAATEFGGLDGIINNAGLTVMGSFEDTPAADFNRVMAVNFGGVVSGCRHVLPHLKDRPQAWIVNISSVFGMMGYPGQSAYNASKFAVRGLSEAMHLELAVSHPAIRVVRVHPGGIKTNVVRNSKYVGAMPIPSNFDQADTFEKSSPTTPEQAAQVIVDGMEQGRHRVLIGPDARMIDRLVRLFPETYFKKIGNFLSRQIKT
- a CDS encoding DUF3422 domain-containing protein; this translates as MANTWHFHPDRAALLAEAHARPYTPLVSPMVASRLATLSGESGLAADRDHMAALCRSLASAEPGPESRWCALDAGSWSLRWERHTEFSTWTFFRSSDRSHPFLEDAFDRAPRDWLAALPGELLVATTLDLRTRESASSIAAMLGGDAIGAQLLDGAASVFTDLRPDAGGMTRYFLLDNGDDPASAGRLALGLLEIETYRLMALLAFPVARAAGQELGRIEVEARELASQLARDSGVDEDRRLLARLVVLAGAAEALNARTSFRFGAGSAYHDIVRDRIAALRETPIAGLQTLGAFMERRLAPAMRTCDTVAARERDAIERIARTGEMLAIRVGVAAESSSAALLASMDRRAQLQLRLQRLVEGLSVAAISYYLLSLAGYVFKGIEHVRPSFDAVLATGIIAPLLVLTVWLLMRRLRDRLEAEHRD
- a CDS encoding NAD(P)-dependent glycerol-3-phosphate dehydrogenase yields the protein MSGIGVLGGGAWGTALAAVLAGKGEAVTLWAREADVVASINDARRNTRFLPGVELPAGITATTDLAALDACDTWLVVTPAQHLRSVLAAAPQGLRTLVLCAKGIEAGTHLLMAEVAAEALPGAALAILSGPTFAAEVASGQPTAITLACADAELGAKLVARLATRSFRPYLTDDVTGAEIGGAVKNVLAIACGVVAGRGLGDNARAALLSRGYAEMTRFAVARGGRPETLAGLSGLGDLVLTCGSPKSRNMSLGFAIGEGRPAAELLSNRDTVAEGAATAPVLVEAARSAGVEMPIAEAVAALLAGAPVGPVIAALLDRPLKSER